One Thermococcus eurythermalis DNA segment encodes these proteins:
- a CDS encoding bifunctional fructose-bisphosphatase/inositol-phosphate phosphatase, which translates to MEFAWNEIAFTMAKDLEKTIMPLFGTKKAGENVGTNVSGDVTKYIDRVAEDIIIRHLKPLSVNIVSEEVGEIDNGSDYTVVVDPLDGSYNFSVGIPIFAFSFAVFKEKEPVYGAIYEFFPKAFYEAIPRKGAYLNGRPIHVSDPQPGKEAISFYTRGRALGLVNKVKRVRVLGAIAVEMAYTAKGSLDGVFDIRNYVRPTDIAAGVMLVREAGGIVTDEGGKPLELELSAEVNTNVIAAANERILRIILEALENEP; encoded by the coding sequence ATGGAGTTTGCCTGGAACGAAATCGCATTTACTATGGCAAAGGACTTGGAGAAGACAATAATGCCGCTGTTCGGCACGAAAAAAGCGGGTGAAAACGTAGGAACCAACGTGAGCGGTGACGTGACCAAGTACATAGACAGGGTTGCGGAAGACATCATCATAAGGCACCTCAAGCCCCTCAGCGTTAACATAGTGAGCGAAGAAGTCGGCGAGATTGACAACGGGAGCGACTACACAGTGGTAGTTGACCCCCTGGACGGCTCCTACAACTTCTCAGTCGGCATTCCGATATTCGCGTTCAGCTTTGCGGTCTTCAAGGAAAAGGAGCCCGTCTATGGGGCGATCTACGAGTTCTTCCCAAAAGCATTCTACGAAGCGATTCCAAGAAAGGGGGCGTACCTTAACGGAAGACCAATCCACGTCAGCGACCCCCAACCAGGAAAGGAAGCGATAAGCTTCTACACGCGCGGTAGGGCCCTTGGGCTGGTAAATAAGGTCAAGAGAGTCCGAGTCCTGGGAGCAATAGCGGTGGAGATGGCCTACACGGCCAAAGGCTCTCTCGACGGCGTCTTTGACATCAGAAACTACGTGAGGCCGACGGACATAGCCGCCGGAGTAATGCTCGTGAGGGAAGCTGGGGGCATCGTGACGGACGAAGGTGGCAAGCCCCTTGAGCTTGAGCTGAGCGCAGAGGTGAACACGAACGTTATAGCCGCCGCAAACGAGAGAATACTCAGAATAATCCTGGAGGCGCTGGAGAATGAGCCTTGA
- a CDS encoding DUF63 family protein, which yields MGLEEFFQRYFIDPIKYNQGYNAVNTLVYSIILGIAVLLLHKMLKRMGIKVDERFFVALMPYIILGPLMRSITDIGLLPRTYLTVSPGGYFVIAGFAIASLLTVWRHLGPDEKLYPIYRDFGWVLVAGLLFIMVINWNRVSVRWEYFKYFLPALLVSEAVIWALSKKLELVRKNRTLFYTHFYDATTTFVGIQFFGFWEQHVLARTLMNLLGTPAVMYLEKLAVITIVVYVLDKFMTDEDPELINFVKLTVFILGFGPGTRNVLITLLG from the coding sequence TGAACACGCTCGTCTATTCCATAATCCTCGGCATCGCCGTCCTGCTCCTCCACAAGATGCTCAAGAGAATGGGTATAAAAGTTGACGAGCGCTTCTTCGTCGCCCTCATGCCCTACATAATCCTTGGCCCGCTGATGAGGAGCATAACGGACATAGGCCTGCTCCCGAGGACGTACCTAACAGTCAGCCCCGGTGGTTATTTCGTCATAGCGGGCTTTGCCATAGCGTCCCTCCTGACTGTCTGGAGGCACCTCGGGCCCGATGAGAAGCTCTACCCAATCTACCGCGACTTCGGGTGGGTGCTCGTCGCGGGACTGCTCTTCATAATGGTGATCAACTGGAACAGGGTCTCGGTTAGGTGGGAATACTTCAAGTACTTCCTCCCAGCCCTCCTCGTCTCCGAGGCCGTTATATGGGCCCTTTCAAAGAAGCTTGAGCTAGTTAGGAAAAACAGGACTCTCTTCTACACCCACTTCTACGACGCAACAACCACGTTTGTTGGAATCCAGTTCTTCGGGTTCTGGGAACAGCACGTCCTCGCGAGGACCTTGATGAACCTGCTTGGAACGCCCGCCGTTATGTACCTGGAGAAGCTCGCCGTAATAACCATCGTCGTTTACGTCCTCGATAAATTTATGACTGACGAAGACCCCGAGCTTATTAACTTCGTCAAGCTGACAGTCTTCATTCTCGGGTTCGGGCCCGGGACGAGGAACGTGCTCATAACTCTCCTGGGGTGA